The Bacillus sp. Bos-x628 genome segment AGGAATTATATACTGAAGCGGCAACATATATTGATGATTTGGCCGAGCGTATGCTTGCGTTAAATGGAAAACCTGTTGCTACAATGAAAGCGTGCTTAGAAATTTCTAGCATTCAAGAAGCTGAAGGTAACGAATCACCTGAGCAAATGGTGAAAAATCTATATAATGACTTCTCAAATGTTGCAGAGGAGTTAAAGCAAGGGATGGAGCTAGCCGCAGAGGTTGGTGATGATACTACTGGTGATATGTTCTTGGCGATTCATCAATCCATTGAAAAGCATAACTGGATGTTAAAAGCATATTTAGGATAGGCAACATATGCAAAGAATGTCGATCACAAAAAGATCGGCGTTCTTTTTTTATTGTTTTGTGACAGACAGCCCATTGAAATCACGTGGCTTTGAGCCGAAGAGATAAGAGAAGGGAGGGGAGAATATGTCCTCAATTTCAGGGATGATGAGTCAGCAAGTGGCCAGCATTCAAAAAACGCTCAACATGAGTTTGCTTAATTCACAGCTTGCTACAAACACTGCGCAAGCAATGGTGATGCTGGATCAAGTGCAGCAGCAACCACATGCTGTCCAACCTAAAAACTCAGATGCTGCATTGATTGATGTCAGGATTTAACGAAGAAAAAGTCACCTTTCACGAGGTGGCTTTTTTGCCTTTATTTTGAGTCGTCCAAGCTATTTAAAAGAAGCGGCATATACTATTTACGTAAAGAGTTCCACTATGAAAGGATGTTGATGCCAAGTGAACAAGGATTCGGACATCTTTTCGTTGTTTACAGTCAGTTTGTCAGCAATGGGCTTTCTGTTTGGTGGAGCAGGATATTTACTTATGATGCTAGTGACACTTATGGGTATTGAATTAATTTGTTCAAGCCTAAGAGAGTTTGTGATAGGGCAGCTGACAATGAAACGGCTTTTCACTCGGCTTGTTCGAAAGATCGTGACGCTCTCTTTAATTTCAATGGCACATTTCTTTGATGTCATGTTACAGACAAGCGGAACAATCAAAGATTTAGCGATTATTTTTTATATCACTTATGAATCTTATCAAATTGTATCGACAGCATGTGCGCTAGGAATTCCAATTCCACAGTTATTTATTGATGTTTTAGAAATGATTAAAAATAAATTGCGCAAAAAGCCGTAATTTGTACAAATCTGGTCATACTAAAGGAAAAAGGATGAATCAGATGGCTAGACATACGTACTATGTATCCGTTCAAGACGGGTCCATATCACAGCACAGAGATGCGGCTGCTTGGCAGTTTCAAATACAAGCAGATGATGATCAAATTTTGCAGTTGAGAGAATATTTTGAAGAACAATATATGTCAGATTGGAAAGGGTTCTTTCGGGCGCATGTTCCGTTTCTTGAGTATCATTATGACAGTCCAAATGATGAGATGGACAGAAAAAGAAAAGAGATCTATTCAATGATCTATGAGCTTGGCAATGAAGAGACAAAGAATTTTATTGAAACAAATGGTTTAATGAATTGAAAAAAGCGTGTACCCTCGCATTTGGTTGTCAGGTCTTGAATGTTGGTGCTCACCTTCCTAGACTTCAATGGGTTTTTTGAACACTAAAAAGAAGACAAAGGGCTAAAATAAACATCGTTTCAGCCCTTTGTCAACAATTTGGGATATGTGGATTTTCCTACATGCTTTTATTTACGTTGTTGTAAGAAGCCGCCGATAAGGTCAGAGATGCCGCCCCTATTCTCTTGTTGCGTCTGAATTGAATTGGTCATTTCATGTGATGAGCTTTGGGGTTGAGGTTGGTAGTGATGATTATCAATTCCAACCCGTACACCGGACTTTCGCTCAAATGGCTGAATCATGACAATTTGACCCGGTTCTTGAAATTCAAATAAATACGACTCGCCAGAAGTTTGTCCAATGAAGGTTTTCCAGTTCACATCTAATTTGACTTTCGGTGCTTTGCCTGTCCATGCAACAATGGCATCAGGGTCTACTCGGCACGGTGCTTTTAAAATAAGCGGATTCCCAGTGGTTTTAATCGCTACTTGTGCCCCATATTCCTGATAGGAGAGCTTTGAGGTGAACAGTCCTTTTTGAGATAAAATACCGACCCCTACTGGCGTCACTCCATAGTGGCATTGCTCAGTAAATGCAAGCAAATCCTCACTTTCCACACAGACATATTGCCAAGGACCGCTGGGCTCGAGATTGATCACCGTTACGTGCTGACTTGAATCAGCCAAAAAGCAAGTACCTTGCCCGCTTACTTCCATCATTTCAAGGTTTTCGCCTGTTAATTTCCTGCTTATATGGTTAAATACTTGACTGACCATATTACCTTTGTTGGTTCCCAGTAATCGTTTGCGATATTGGAAGGTTCCTTGTTCTGCAATCATAGCCCCTTTTTTGGCAAAAAAGATGCCGCTGCCTTCTGCTTGTAAGGTCAGTTCCTCTATTGTATTGAAATGAAATCCCATATGTGCCTGCTCCTTTACTGCTTCAAAATGTAAATCGATACAAGTGGCATAAATCCTTTCAATTCATTGTTGTCCCTTGTCCAATGTCGGTGACTCTTCATTCATGAAGATCTCGTGATATTTTAGCGCAAATGATGGACGTGCAATAAGAATAATTCTCTGTTACTGATGTGATCATTGAGTTGAAATGCGTACATATGCATTTGTTACATTTCCAAAGTGATGCGCCCGCTGATCTTTATCATGAATGGTTGCGGTCATAATCATTTTATGAATATCAGGAGAGACTCTGCTCAATTGCATAATGATCATTTCATTGTCTCGATTGCTTACACCAATCTGATGATCCCCAAGATGTCGAACAGCACCGTCTAGACATTGTTGTTGGTGATCATAGATCATGCTTTAAAGACACAAGCTTGTCCTCATGATTTCATCAAAATAAATCAATAGGCTGACCCGATACATCCCAGCCAAGTCCAATGTGGATTTGATCTAAGTTTGGATTGATTTTCGTCATCTAACTTTTGTCCTTTCATAAGTTTTTCTTTGTTACCTCATGAGAGACAGCTTCTTTTTCAGATGATCTGTTTTTTTCTTGTTTTGACCTATTTGTTCCTTATGCAGCTTCCTAAAGATCCACGATTAAAAATGGATAGATATGGAGATGATAAAAACGTTTTAACAAGATACCTAATTGAAGATACAGACGAAATTGCACCGCTCGTTTGTTTCACTTTTGATAAAAATTCTTCAGAGAAATGTGATCTATGGTATGATGTTTTACAAGAACAAAGGCAGGATATGAGGGATTTGACATGCATGTATTTAAAGACTATTACCATAATACGGTCAAGCTCTCTTTTGAAGAGAGGCCTTTTTCAAGTCATCCTAAGCATGTATGGGCCATTTGCCGTTACCAAGGGAAATGGTTGCTGACTGAACATGAGGATCGAGGCTTTGAGTTTCCAGGAGGTAAAGTGGAGCCGAATGAAGAAGCTGACGAAGCCGCTATACGGGAGATTCATGAAGAGACGGGCGCTGTTGTTCGTGAATTAACGTATATTGGGCAATATCAAGTGCTTGGCAAAGAGAAGGTCATTGTCAAGAATATATATTTCGCTGATATTGAAAGGCTGGAGAAGCAAGACACGTATTATGAAACGAAAGGACCCGTTCTTTTCACTGACTTACCAAGATCAATCGCAAAAAATAAAAATTTCAGTTTTATTATGAAGGATGATGTATTGAAGAAGAGTCTGGAATATTTAAAACATAACGGTTTTATTCCTTAAAAAATCCCATTTTTGAGACAGGGATTAAAATACCTTTATGAAACAGCCAGTTGTCGAAACTCTTTCGGTGACTGGTTGTTTCATTTGAACAGCCTCTTCTTTTATGCTTGCATCTTCATACAAAAAACACCTTCAAATTGTTTTCAGGTATTCTATCCCCGATTTTCAACTTAAAGGTGTTTTATTGCTTCAGATTGTTTTATTTTTGAAGGAAGCGGCGCTCGAGCCATTCGACCAGTTGGTACATAATGGTGGCAAATATGGCGATGATGAAAAGACTTAAAAATACAAGTGTAAAGTTAAAGACTTGGAATCCGTAAATGATCATGTAACCTAAACCTTTAGAGGAAACTAAAAATTCTCCCACGATCACACCGACCCATGAAAGTCCAACATTGACTTTAATGGCGGAGATCATCGTTGGAATACTTGCAGGCAACATAACCTCCTGAAAGACCACTCTTTTATTCGCACCAAATGTTTTCATGACTTTCAAATAATTTTCATCCACTTCTTGAAAGGCTGTGTAAATGACGATGGTTGTAATAATGACACTGATGATCGCTCCCATTGCCACAATGCTGATCATGCCAGGACCAAGTGCAACAATTAAGATAGGAGCGAGAGCGACTTTTGGCATGGCGTTTAAAATGACTAAATAAGGATCAAGGACATTAGCCAGTCGGGGTGACCACCATAAAGCGGCAGCAAGCAAAATGCCGCAAAAAGTGCCAAGCAGAAATCCTAGGACTGTTTCAAACAAAGTAATACTCATGTGATTGATTAATGATCCATCTGATATTTTTTGTAAAAACAACTGGCAGACGGAAGATGGTGAACTAAAGATAAGCGGATCAATGAGCCTTACACGGCTGGCAAGCTCCCAAAGTGAAAAGAAGCTAACAAAAATGATGAGCTGATACAGGCGTGTGATTCGTTTATCCATGCGATGCTTTTTTCGATACGCTTCATGTAAAAGGTCACTGTGCTTCAACTGATTTCAGCTCCTTCCAAATGGTTTGAAAGAGCTTTTGAAAGTTTGAAGACTGTCTGGCTTCAAACGGAGAGAGGGCTCTCAGGTCTTCAGGAACTGTGAAAATCCGCTGGATAGAGCCGGGGTGCTTTGAAAATAAGTATATCCGATCACTCATGGCAATGGCTTCTCCAATATCATGGGTGACGAGTACCGCAGTTTTTTGATAGTTTTTTAATGTGTGAAAAACGAGGTCTTCTAAAGTCAGTTTGGTTTGATAGTCTAGTGCTGAGAATGGCTCATCTAGTAAGAGGAGTCCGGGATCAACTGCAAGCGTTCGTGCAAGTGCTGCACGTTGTCTCATTCCTCCTGACAGCTCCTTTGGGTATTTCGACTCCACATGATGCAGTCCAAGTTTTGGCAATAAACTAAGTGCTGTCTCGATGGCTTCATGTGAATCTTGTTTGGCAATTTTTAAACCGAGAATGACGTTTTCTTTGATGGTTTTCCAAGGGAATAAATAATCTTGCTGGAGCATATAGCCGATTTGGTGCTCCTTTTGATTGGGTTCC includes the following:
- a CDS encoding TerD family protein — translated: MIYDHQQQCLDGAVRHLGDHQIGVSNRDNEMIIMQLSRVSPDIHKMIMTATIHDKDQRAHHFGNVTNAYVRISTQ
- a CDS encoding AIM24 family protein is translated as MGFHFNTIEELTLQAEGSGIFFAKKGAMIAEQGTFQYRKRLLGTNKGNMVSQVFNHISRKLTGENLEMMEVSGQGTCFLADSSQHVTVINLEPSGPWQYVCVESEDLLAFTEQCHYGVTPVGVGILSQKGLFTSKLSYQEYGAQVAIKTTGNPLILKAPCRVDPDAIVAWTGKAPKVKLDVNWKTFIGQTSGESYLFEFQEPGQIVMIQPFERKSGVRVGIDNHHYQPQPQSSSHEMTNSIQTQQENRGGISDLIGGFLQQRK
- a CDS encoding Dps family protein, translating into MSEKLLNVVNKQVADWTVLYVKLHNYHWYVKGKEFFTLHEKFEELYTEAATYIDDLAERMLALNGKPVATMKACLEISSIQEAEGNESPEQMVKNLYNDFSNVAEELKQGMELAAEVGDDTTGDMFLAIHQSIEKHNWMLKAYLG
- a CDS encoding hydrolase, encoding MARHTYYVSVQDGSISQHRDAAAWQFQIQADDDQILQLREYFEEQYMSDWKGFFRAHVPFLEYHYDSPNDEMDRKRKEIYSMIYELGNEETKNFIETNGLMN
- a CDS encoding ABC transporter permease, which codes for MDKRITRLYQLIIFVSFFSLWELASRVRLIDPLIFSSPSSVCQLFLQKISDGSLINHMSITLFETVLGFLLGTFCGILLAAALWWSPRLANVLDPYLVILNAMPKVALAPILIVALGPGMISIVAMGAIISVIITTIVIYTAFQEVDENYLKVMKTFGANKRVVFQEVMLPASIPTMISAIKVNVGLSWVGVIVGEFLVSSKGLGYMIIYGFQVFNFTLVFLSLFIIAIFATIMYQLVEWLERRFLQK
- a CDS encoding phage holin family protein, translated to MNKDSDIFSLFTVSLSAMGFLFGGAGYLLMMLVTLMGIELICSSLREFVIGQLTMKRLFTRLVRKIVTLSLISMAHFFDVMLQTSGTIKDLAIIFYITYESYQIVSTACALGIPIPQLFIDVLEMIKNKLRKKP
- the ytkD gene encoding RNA deprotection pyrophosphohydrolase, with protein sequence MHVFKDYYHNTVKLSFEERPFSSHPKHVWAICRYQGKWLLTEHEDRGFEFPGGKVEPNEEADEAAIREIHEETGAVVRELTYIGQYQVLGKEKVIVKNIYFADIERLEKQDTYYETKGPVLFTDLPRSIAKNKNFSFIMKDDVLKKSLEYLKHNGFIP
- a CDS encoding ABC transporter ATP-binding protein; the encoded protein is MSFLQIDHVTHTYYSLKEKTTAIQHINMDIAQGEFISFIGPSGCGKTTLLSIIAGITPPSEGRILIEGKEPNQKEHQIGYMLQQDYLFPWKTIKENVILGLKIAKQDSHEAIETALSLLPKLGLHHVESKYPKELSGGMRQRAALARTLAVDPGLLLLDEPFSALDYQTKLTLEDLVFHTLKNYQKTAVLVTHDIGEAIAMSDRIYLFSKHPGSIQRIFTVPEDLRALSPFEARQSSNFQKLFQTIWKELKSVEAQ